A genomic segment from Cuculus canorus isolate bCucCan1 chromosome 20, bCucCan1.pri, whole genome shotgun sequence encodes:
- the NSUN5 gene encoding 28S rRNA (cytosine-C(5))-methyltransferase, translating into MSLYSAAAAVLQGLERGQGGLKSLVYNSGFPRIRLLYALVCETLRFAPVLEKLLSGSALLQAEKKLSPQLAKVLVYDLLFGKGLRCGGRWKALLRRHRTRLEAELARMKVQQKVSRNEDLLVPSARPDAPQVPRYVRVNTLKTCVDDVIDFFKRQGYSYLGKAASVEDLRTLSGKKFLLDLHLPELLVFPPQTDFHDNLLYTSGHIILQDKASCLPAFLLDPAAGSHVIDACAAPGNKTSHLAAILKNKGQIFAFDVDTKRLATMNTLLMRAGVTAFQLAQQDFLTVDPGDPKYRNVAYILLDPSCSGSGMVNRVPQEEAAPTAQRLQALATFQRKVLSHALSFPALQRLVYSTCSVHQEENEDVLHVVLQELSSAFRLVDAFPSWPCRGIAAFPGAECCLRASPAATLTHGFFVAVLERCNEGTAAPSSPPVAAEENSQHKKGTKLGAASKKRKRKKQQVAAEENLQHGKGADPGAAPKKRKRKKQRVNE; encoded by the exons ATGTCGCTGTACAGCGCGGCCGCCGCCGTCCTGCAGGGGTTGGAGCGGGGACAGGGCGGCCTCAAGAGCCTCGTGTACAACAGCGGCTTCCCG CGCATTCGCCTGCTGTATGCGCTGGTGTGCGAGACGCTGCGCTTCGCCCCGGTGCTCGAGAAGCTGCTGTCAGGCTCCGCGCTGCTGCAGGCTGAGAAGAAGCTGTCCCCACAGCTTGCCAAG GTGCTGGTGTATGACCTACTCTTCGGCAAGGGGCTGCGGTGTGGGGGTCGCTGGAAGGCGCTGCTGCGTCGGCACCGAACCCGCCTGGAGGCCGAGCTGGCCCGCATGAAGGTGCAGCAGAAGGTGAGCCGCAACGAGGACCTGCTGGTGCCATCAGCGAGACCAGACG ccccccaggTACCGCGCTATGTGCGAGTGAACACGCTGAAGACGTGCgtggatgatgtgattgatTTCTTCAAGCGCCAGGGCTACTCCTACCTGGGCAAGGCAGCCAG CGTGGAGGATCTAAGGaccctttctgggaagaaattcCTGTTGGATCTTCATCTCCCGGAGCTGCTGGTTTTTCCTCCACAGACGGACTTCCATGACAATCTGCTGTACACCTCAGGACACATAATTCTGCAGGACAAG GCCAGCTgcctccctgccttcctcctcgACCCCGCTGCTGGCTCACACGTCATCGATGCCTGTGCTGCCCCGGGGAACAAGACCAGCCACTTGGCTGCCATCCTGAAGAACAAGGG CCAGATCTTTGCCTTTGATGTGGACACCAAGCGCCTGGCCACCATGAACACCCTGCTGATGCGGGCTGGTGTCACCGCCTTCCAGCTTGCCCAGCAGGACTTCTTGACTGTGGATCCTGGAGACCCCAAGTACCGCAATGTGGCCTACATCCTCCTCGACCCGTCCTGCAGCGGTTCAG GAATGGTGAACCGGGTGCCACAGGAGGAGGCTGCCCCGACTGCCCAGCGGCTGCAGGCGCTGGCTACCTTCCAGCGCAAGGTTTTGAGCCATGCCCTGAGCTTCCCAGCTCTCCAGCGCCTGGTCTACTCTACGTGCTCTGTGCACCAGGAAGAGAATGAGGACGTGCTGCATGTGGTGCTGCAGGAGTTGAGCTCAGCCTTCAG GTTGGTGGACGCCTTCCCTTCCTGGCCCTGCCGAGGCATCGCTGCCTTCCCCGGGGCTGAGTGCTGCCTCCGTGCCTCTCCTGCCGCCACGCTCACCCACGGCTTTTTTGTGGCTGTCCTGGAGCGGTGCAATGAAGGGACTGCTGCCCCAAG CTCCCCGCCAGTGGCAGCTGAGGAGAACTCACAGCACAAAAAGGGAACAAAGCTGGGAGCAGCTTccaagaagaggaagaggaagaagcagcaggttGCAGCTGAGGAGAACCTGCAGCACGGAAAAGGAGCAGACCCAGGAGCAGCTcccaagaagagaaaaaggaaaaagcagcgCGTGAATGAGTGA
- the POM121 gene encoding nuclear envelope pore membrane protein POM 121 isoform X1: MPGRRRAGSVVLMAGPGRGRAAAAAVAAVAAAVALAVSLPWLVLRGALLGAAALGATRLWGAMRTATPAPLRKAAANGGPAGPVRVQRGEPRASGALHRRYPLPPARSPVSLSLPATCWSGRSPSSTPWARRAAPLRSPITVRIARPAASLTRSPALEHLTSPLAFPATSSPDPCAKETVLNAIKESRKRAVEQEEEEEEDRAFENDQDSKRRRHDSSGSGQSAFEPLVANGAPASLIPKPGSLKRGLVPHCPDEYSNKRSRTSSVSSLNNTYTGGIPSSIRNAIASSYSSSRGLSQLWKRSGMSISPLSSPASSRPQTPEWPLKKAREEELHRSNASTPVKSDKELQTEKVVETPVQKRQNSLSPPSASGSSGKRKRKIQLLSSRRGDQLALPPPPQLGYSVTSEDLDAEKKAALQWFNKVLEDKAADVIPSTTAETTPTPRPLAFPVISPTPSSTAPAPASTNSLLDSLKKMQSSQAAPAPTDSTGAAAASQPPSSALQLPAPAVSLESSSLPATADDTKPVLSVPAPAAPLALGTQPPSSTAPPAFTELGQTPSKPPSFPKPSILFGMLSTPPASQPAATTTTTVPTTTAAVPTTAPVFKPIFGALPKSESTAPCAAVVTATVTVSASSGPPLTSSSTTVFKPIFGSVTTASSPSKASPFAFKPTPQPASVPDLPAATTTALAGFTGLPNVIFTTAATTAATQSSSTDATIKPVFSFGLNPPTSSSPAASLAVTTATSTSAAQPFLFGGPASSAPSAETSFATPGPVFQFGKTPTATVTATTSVPGGPAFGQAPSNSTAPTTTVGFNIFGGTTLTSSTPATTGQVTLTFGSSISAFSSSFNASAKPPPPYPGAASQPSFNTGAAESQPSTTKPAAGPVSFGPPFSFGAAAAQPTVQPAFGSSAQPAFGTASAQGSFGTSSTQAAFGTTTSVFSFGTATSTTVSFGSTTQTTTSSSSTAVFGTTPAPFTFGAAAQPGPSANTFGIGTPALSSGSPAVAFNFGTGQSGAAPAAALFGSSLTQSALGVQNQSTPFAFTVPSTPDSKSVFGGTHAPSFGQSTPVPGAVGSSSGSLSFGTPSTPAAGFGAVGTSFGSSTPTFSIGAGSKTGSRQRLQARRQHPRKK; this comes from the exons ATGCCGGGACGGCGGCGGGCAGGGAGTGTGGTATTGATGGCGGGGCCCGGTCGCGGGCGggccgcggcggcggcggtggcaGCGGTGGCGGCCGCCGTGGCTCTGGCGGTGTCGCTACCGTGGCTGGTGCTCAGGGGCGCGCTGCTGGGCGCGGCGGCGCTGGGCGCGACGCGGCTCTGGGGCGCCATGCGGACGGCGACCCCCGCGCCGCTCCGCAAGGCCGCGGCCAACGGGGGCCCCGCCGGCCCCGTGCGGGTCCAACGCGGGGAGCCGCGGGCCTCGGG GGCCCTACACCGCCGCTACCCACTGCCGCCAGCCCGAAGCCCCGTGTCACTTAGCCTCCCTGCCACTTGCTGGTCTGGCCGCTCACCCAGCAGCACACCCTGGGCTCGCCGAGCCGCCCCCCTCCGCAGCCCTATCACCGTCCGGATTGCCCGACCAGCCGCCAGCCTGACCCGTTCCCCAGC CCTGGAGCATCTGACCTCACCCTTGGCCTTCCCAGCCACCAGCAGCCCAGATCCATGTGCGAAAGAGACTGTGCTGAACGCCATCAAGGAGAGTAGGAAGAgggctgtggagcaggaggaggaggaggaggaagaccGGGCTTTTGAGAACGATCAGGACAGCAAGAGGAG GCGCCACGACAGCAGTGGAAGCGGGCAGTCAGCCTTTGAGCCACTGGTAGCCAATGGTGCCCCCGCCTCTCTCATACCCAA GCCTGGCTCCCTGAAGAGGGGCCTCGTCCCGCACTGCCCAGATGAGTACTCCAACAAGAGGTCACGCACCTCTTCCGTGAGTTCCCTCAACAACACATACACTGGTGGGATCCCCAGCTCCATCCGCAACGCCATCGCTAGCTCCTACAGCTCCAGCCGGGGCCTTTCACAG CTGTGGAAGAGAAGTGGTATGAGCATTTCCCCACTGTCCAGCCCAGCGTCCTCCCGCCCTCAGACGCCAGAGTGGCCTCTCAAGAAAGCCAG GGAAGAGGAGTTACATCGCTCCAATGCTTCCACTCCGGTGAAATCAGACAAGGAGCTGCAGACAGAGAAAG TGGTGGAGACGCCGGTGCAGAAGAGGCAGAATTCCCTGAGCCCACCATCCGCATCGGGGAGCAGTGGGAAGCGCAAGCGGAAGATCCAATTGCTGTCGTCTCGCCGGGGAGACCAGCTGGCGCTG CCCCCGCCGCCTCAGCTGGGCTACTCTGTCACGTCAGAGGACCTGGACGCGGAGAAGAAGGCAGCGTTGCAGTGGTTCAACAAAGTCTTGGAGGATAAGGCTG CAGATGTGATTCCCAGCACCACTGCAGAGACTACGCCCACGCCCAGGCCACTGGCCTTCCCGGTGATCTCCCCAACACCTTCCTCgacagctcctgctccagccagcACCAACTCGCTCCTGGACAGCCTGAAGAAGATGCAGAGCAGCCAGGCTGCGCCTGCACCCacag ACTCCACTGGAGCTGCGGCAGCATCTCAGCCACCTTcatcagccctgcagctgcctgctcctgctgtgTCACTGGAGTCGAGTTCTCTGCCTGCGACTGCTGACGACACCAAGCCTGTGCTGAGCGTGCCCGCCCCTGCTGCCCCCCTTGCCTTGGGGACACAGCCCCCCAGCAGCACGGCACCTCCTGCCTTCACAGAGCTGGGTCAGACCCCCAGCAagcctccctccttcccaaagCCGAGCATCCTCTTCGGGATGCTGAGCACCCCTCctgccagccagccagcagcaACCACGACCACCACGGTGCCCACCACAACTGCTGCTGTGCCCACCACGGCCCCTGTCTTCAAACCCATCTTTGGCGCTTTGCCAAAAAGCGAGAGCACAGCACCCTGTGCAGCTGTCGTCACTGCCACTGTCACCGTGTCTGCGAGCTCAGGGCCACCCTTGACATCCTCTTCCACCACTGTGTTCAAGCCCATATTTGGCAGTGTCACCACAGCTTCGTCTCCATCGAAGGCCTCTCCTTTCGCCTTCAAACCAACGCCACAGCCAGCCTCGGTCCCTGATCTGCCAGCAGCCACCACGACTGCCCTGGCAGGATTCACAGGTCTCCCTAATGTCATCTTCACCACTGCAGCTACAACTGCTGCCACACAGAGTTCCTCCACCGATGCAACCATCAAACCTGTCTTCAGCTTTGGACTCAACCCACCCAcatcctccagccctgctgccagcctggctgtCACCACTGCCACCTCCACCAGCGCAGCCCAGCCCTTCCTGTTTGGCGGCCCGGCCAGCTCGGCTCCCAGCGCTGAAACCAGCTTTGCCACCCCGGGGCCTGTGTTCCAGTTTGGAAAGACACCTACAGCCACGGTCACTGCCACCACCAGTGTTCCAGGAGGCCCTGCCTTTGGCCAAGCACCTTCAAACTCAACAGCTCCTACCACCACTGTGGGCTTCAACATATTTGGGGGCACCACACTGACCTCTTCCACCCCAGCCACTACAGGCCAAGTGACGTTGACGTTTGGCTCCTCCATCTCAGCATTCAGCAGTTCCTTCAATGCGAGCGCAAAGCCACCGCCACCGTATCCCGGTGCAGCAAGTCAGCCCAGCTTCAACACTGGCGCTGCGGAGAGCCAGCCGTCCACCACCAAGCCCGCTGCTGGCCCTGTCAGCTTTGGCCCCCCGTTCAGTTTTGGAGCTGCCGCTGCACAGCCCACAGTGCAGCCAGCATTCGGCAGCAGTGCTCAGCCAGCCTTTGGCACAGCCAGCGCCCAGGGCTCCTTCGGCACCAGCAGCACACAGGCGGCATTTGGGACCACCACCTCTGTCTTCTCCTTTGGGACAGCCACCTCCACCACTGTCAGCTTCGGTTCCACCACCCAAACCAcgaccagcagcagcagcactgctgtcttCGGCACCACCCCTGCTCCTTTCACCTTTGGGGCAGCCGCGCAGCCAGGCCCCTCTGCCAACACCTTTGGGATCGGCACACCCGCCCTGAGCAGCGGCTCCCCTGCTGTGGCCTTCAACTTCGGCACTGGGCAGAGCGGGGCAGCCCCGGCGGCAGCGCTGTTCGGCTCCTCCCTGACGCAGAGCGCGCTGGGTGTGCAGAACCAGAGTACACCCTTTGCCTTCACCGTGCCCAGCACCCCCGACAGCAAGTCTGTGTTCGGAG GAACTCATGCGCCCAGCTTTGGGCAGAGCACGCCTGTCCCGGGAGCAGTGGGGAGCAGCAGCGGCAGCCTTTCCTTCGGGACGCCCAGCACTCCTGCCGCAGGCTTCGGAGCAGTTGGCACTTCCTTTG GTTCATCCACTCCCACCTTTTCCATTGGGGCAGGATCCAAGACGGGGAGTCGCCAACGGCTGCAGGCACGGAGGCAGCACCCCCGCAAAAAGTGA
- the POM121 gene encoding nuclear envelope pore membrane protein POM 121 isoform X2 produces the protein MPGRRRAGSVVLMAGPGRGRAAAAAVAAVAAAVALAVSLPWLVLRGALLGAAALGATRLWGAMRTATPAPLRKAAANGGPAGPVRVQRGEPRASGALHRRYPLPPARSPVSLSLPATCWSGRSPSSTPWARRAAPLRSPITVRIARPAASLTRSPALEHLTSPLAFPATSSPDPCAKETVLNAIKESRKRAVEQEEEEEEDRAFENDQDSKRRRHDSSGSGQSAFEPLVANGAPASLIPKPGSLKRGLVPHCPDEYSNKRSRTSSVSSLNNTYTGGIPSSIRNAIASSYSSSRGLSQLWKRSGMSISPLSSPASSRPQTPEWPLKKAREEELHRSNASTPVKSDKELQTEKVVETPVQKRQNSLSPPSASGSSGKRKRKIQLLSSRRGDQLALPPPPQLGYSVTSEDLDAEKKAALQWFNKVLEDKADVIPSTTAETTPTPRPLAFPVISPTPSSTAPAPASTNSLLDSLKKMQSSQAAPAPTDSTGAAAASQPPSSALQLPAPAVSLESSSLPATADDTKPVLSVPAPAAPLALGTQPPSSTAPPAFTELGQTPSKPPSFPKPSILFGMLSTPPASQPAATTTTTVPTTTAAVPTTAPVFKPIFGALPKSESTAPCAAVVTATVTVSASSGPPLTSSSTTVFKPIFGSVTTASSPSKASPFAFKPTPQPASVPDLPAATTTALAGFTGLPNVIFTTAATTAATQSSSTDATIKPVFSFGLNPPTSSSPAASLAVTTATSTSAAQPFLFGGPASSAPSAETSFATPGPVFQFGKTPTATVTATTSVPGGPAFGQAPSNSTAPTTTVGFNIFGGTTLTSSTPATTGQVTLTFGSSISAFSSSFNASAKPPPPYPGAASQPSFNTGAAESQPSTTKPAAGPVSFGPPFSFGAAAAQPTVQPAFGSSAQPAFGTASAQGSFGTSSTQAAFGTTTSVFSFGTATSTTVSFGSTTQTTTSSSSTAVFGTTPAPFTFGAAAQPGPSANTFGIGTPALSSGSPAVAFNFGTGQSGAAPAAALFGSSLTQSALGVQNQSTPFAFTVPSTPDSKSVFGGTHAPSFGQSTPVPGAVGSSSGSLSFGTPSTPAAGFGAVGTSFGSSTPTFSIGAGSKTGSRQRLQARRQHPRKK, from the exons ATGCCGGGACGGCGGCGGGCAGGGAGTGTGGTATTGATGGCGGGGCCCGGTCGCGGGCGggccgcggcggcggcggtggcaGCGGTGGCGGCCGCCGTGGCTCTGGCGGTGTCGCTACCGTGGCTGGTGCTCAGGGGCGCGCTGCTGGGCGCGGCGGCGCTGGGCGCGACGCGGCTCTGGGGCGCCATGCGGACGGCGACCCCCGCGCCGCTCCGCAAGGCCGCGGCCAACGGGGGCCCCGCCGGCCCCGTGCGGGTCCAACGCGGGGAGCCGCGGGCCTCGGG GGCCCTACACCGCCGCTACCCACTGCCGCCAGCCCGAAGCCCCGTGTCACTTAGCCTCCCTGCCACTTGCTGGTCTGGCCGCTCACCCAGCAGCACACCCTGGGCTCGCCGAGCCGCCCCCCTCCGCAGCCCTATCACCGTCCGGATTGCCCGACCAGCCGCCAGCCTGACCCGTTCCCCAGC CCTGGAGCATCTGACCTCACCCTTGGCCTTCCCAGCCACCAGCAGCCCAGATCCATGTGCGAAAGAGACTGTGCTGAACGCCATCAAGGAGAGTAGGAAGAgggctgtggagcaggaggaggaggaggaggaagaccGGGCTTTTGAGAACGATCAGGACAGCAAGAGGAG GCGCCACGACAGCAGTGGAAGCGGGCAGTCAGCCTTTGAGCCACTGGTAGCCAATGGTGCCCCCGCCTCTCTCATACCCAA GCCTGGCTCCCTGAAGAGGGGCCTCGTCCCGCACTGCCCAGATGAGTACTCCAACAAGAGGTCACGCACCTCTTCCGTGAGTTCCCTCAACAACACATACACTGGTGGGATCCCCAGCTCCATCCGCAACGCCATCGCTAGCTCCTACAGCTCCAGCCGGGGCCTTTCACAG CTGTGGAAGAGAAGTGGTATGAGCATTTCCCCACTGTCCAGCCCAGCGTCCTCCCGCCCTCAGACGCCAGAGTGGCCTCTCAAGAAAGCCAG GGAAGAGGAGTTACATCGCTCCAATGCTTCCACTCCGGTGAAATCAGACAAGGAGCTGCAGACAGAGAAAG TGGTGGAGACGCCGGTGCAGAAGAGGCAGAATTCCCTGAGCCCACCATCCGCATCGGGGAGCAGTGGGAAGCGCAAGCGGAAGATCCAATTGCTGTCGTCTCGCCGGGGAGACCAGCTGGCGCTG CCCCCGCCGCCTCAGCTGGGCTACTCTGTCACGTCAGAGGACCTGGACGCGGAGAAGAAGGCAGCGTTGCAGTGGTTCAACAAAGTCTTGGAGGATAAGGCTG ATGTGATTCCCAGCACCACTGCAGAGACTACGCCCACGCCCAGGCCACTGGCCTTCCCGGTGATCTCCCCAACACCTTCCTCgacagctcctgctccagccagcACCAACTCGCTCCTGGACAGCCTGAAGAAGATGCAGAGCAGCCAGGCTGCGCCTGCACCCacag ACTCCACTGGAGCTGCGGCAGCATCTCAGCCACCTTcatcagccctgcagctgcctgctcctgctgtgTCACTGGAGTCGAGTTCTCTGCCTGCGACTGCTGACGACACCAAGCCTGTGCTGAGCGTGCCCGCCCCTGCTGCCCCCCTTGCCTTGGGGACACAGCCCCCCAGCAGCACGGCACCTCCTGCCTTCACAGAGCTGGGTCAGACCCCCAGCAagcctccctccttcccaaagCCGAGCATCCTCTTCGGGATGCTGAGCACCCCTCctgccagccagccagcagcaACCACGACCACCACGGTGCCCACCACAACTGCTGCTGTGCCCACCACGGCCCCTGTCTTCAAACCCATCTTTGGCGCTTTGCCAAAAAGCGAGAGCACAGCACCCTGTGCAGCTGTCGTCACTGCCACTGTCACCGTGTCTGCGAGCTCAGGGCCACCCTTGACATCCTCTTCCACCACTGTGTTCAAGCCCATATTTGGCAGTGTCACCACAGCTTCGTCTCCATCGAAGGCCTCTCCTTTCGCCTTCAAACCAACGCCACAGCCAGCCTCGGTCCCTGATCTGCCAGCAGCCACCACGACTGCCCTGGCAGGATTCACAGGTCTCCCTAATGTCATCTTCACCACTGCAGCTACAACTGCTGCCACACAGAGTTCCTCCACCGATGCAACCATCAAACCTGTCTTCAGCTTTGGACTCAACCCACCCAcatcctccagccctgctgccagcctggctgtCACCACTGCCACCTCCACCAGCGCAGCCCAGCCCTTCCTGTTTGGCGGCCCGGCCAGCTCGGCTCCCAGCGCTGAAACCAGCTTTGCCACCCCGGGGCCTGTGTTCCAGTTTGGAAAGACACCTACAGCCACGGTCACTGCCACCACCAGTGTTCCAGGAGGCCCTGCCTTTGGCCAAGCACCTTCAAACTCAACAGCTCCTACCACCACTGTGGGCTTCAACATATTTGGGGGCACCACACTGACCTCTTCCACCCCAGCCACTACAGGCCAAGTGACGTTGACGTTTGGCTCCTCCATCTCAGCATTCAGCAGTTCCTTCAATGCGAGCGCAAAGCCACCGCCACCGTATCCCGGTGCAGCAAGTCAGCCCAGCTTCAACACTGGCGCTGCGGAGAGCCAGCCGTCCACCACCAAGCCCGCTGCTGGCCCTGTCAGCTTTGGCCCCCCGTTCAGTTTTGGAGCTGCCGCTGCACAGCCCACAGTGCAGCCAGCATTCGGCAGCAGTGCTCAGCCAGCCTTTGGCACAGCCAGCGCCCAGGGCTCCTTCGGCACCAGCAGCACACAGGCGGCATTTGGGACCACCACCTCTGTCTTCTCCTTTGGGACAGCCACCTCCACCACTGTCAGCTTCGGTTCCACCACCCAAACCAcgaccagcagcagcagcactgctgtcttCGGCACCACCCCTGCTCCTTTCACCTTTGGGGCAGCCGCGCAGCCAGGCCCCTCTGCCAACACCTTTGGGATCGGCACACCCGCCCTGAGCAGCGGCTCCCCTGCTGTGGCCTTCAACTTCGGCACTGGGCAGAGCGGGGCAGCCCCGGCGGCAGCGCTGTTCGGCTCCTCCCTGACGCAGAGCGCGCTGGGTGTGCAGAACCAGAGTACACCCTTTGCCTTCACCGTGCCCAGCACCCCCGACAGCAAGTCTGTGTTCGGAG GAACTCATGCGCCCAGCTTTGGGCAGAGCACGCCTGTCCCGGGAGCAGTGGGGAGCAGCAGCGGCAGCCTTTCCTTCGGGACGCCCAGCACTCCTGCCGCAGGCTTCGGAGCAGTTGGCACTTCCTTTG GTTCATCCACTCCCACCTTTTCCATTGGGGCAGGATCCAAGACGGGGAGTCGCCAACGGCTGCAGGCACGGAGGCAGCACCCCCGCAAAAAGTGA